A window of the Trichoderma asperellum chromosome 4, complete sequence genome harbors these coding sequences:
- a CDS encoding uncharacterized protein (EggNog:ENOG41), which yields MPEIENATDQLSDLLDRHYSEIVEASAQISEGTPSRDILSRLLQPKSTISVTPTPIWINHGVLNRGIGYRKIGFGQCGLIFTIPGSSTVLKVSRPYFHEGLWNDFLCHLRIYAAFAKQTIRPSCRLPLVYSFIPKTDVTWWDAQKSLFTENSSTFPLPSMGLVSQRIPQLLRTLRHALIDLYCPKNLREDVRSNTINRDCLVRIYLGRRRNYNTPLPPNFSLRNYNLCLDQMLDLDLPVNEYAASIAETLAIIHWAAHVDAYDIEFVLGGEIGSANTQQATDFFSQQLHVLEQVEPGSAYDLSLRQRTTRIWVLDFNLCSRWSLETLLKRPEEVVNQLVLAFFENDPYYPLPEMESEVDREIWSTFSREYLHKANEILIQDSHYEETQHLPRYFIEQCVARERKNLALGLGHGHRDFKG from the coding sequence ATGCCAGAAATAGAAAATGCCACCGATCAGTTGTCTGACTTACTCGACCGCCACTATAGTGAAATCGTCGAAGCTTCTGCTCAAATTAGTGAGGGAACGCCCAGCAGAGACATCTTGTcgcgtcttcttcaaccgAAATCGACCATCAGCGTCACTCCTACGCCAATTTGGATAAATCATGGTGTCTTAAATCGTGGCATCGGCTACCGAAAAATTGGCTTTGGTCAATGCGGCCTTATTTTCACTATACCTGGCTCCTCAACTGTGCTTAAAGTTTCTCGTCCATATTTCCACGAGGGCCTTTGGAACGACTTTCTGTGTCATCTACGCATTTACGCTGCATTCGCTAAGCAAACAATCCGACCATCATGCCGTTTGCCACTCGTATACTCTTTTATTCCCAAAACGGATGTTACCTGGTGGGACGCTCAAAAGTCCTTATTCACCGAGAATAGCAGCACATTCCCACTTCCATCCATGGGTCTCGTCTCGCAGCGTATTCCCCAGCTGCTACGGACGCTTCGCCATGCTCTCATCGATCTTTACTGTCCGAAGAATCTAAGAGAAGACGTCCGTTCAAATACTATTAACAGAGATTGTCTTGTACGAATATACTTGGGTCGACGTCGTAACTACAATACGCCGCTACCCCCAAACTTCTCTCTCCGCAACTACAATCTTTGCCTTGATCAAATGCTCGACTTGGATCTTCCTGTGAACGAGTACGCTGCGAGTATCGCTGAGACTCTCGCTATAATTCATTGGGCTGCCCACGTAGACGCCTACGATATCGAATTTGTTCTTGGAGGGGAGATTGGCTCTGCAAATACACAACAAGCTACCGATTTCTTTTCACAGCAACTCCATGTGCTAGAACAGGTTGAACCCGGATCTGCCTATGATCTCTCATTACGACAGCGAACAACTCGAATTTGGGTCCTTGATTTTAACCTCTGTAGCCGTTGGTCGCTAGAAACACTCTTGAAACGTCCAGAAGAGGTAGTCAACCAGCTGGTTCTTGCATTCTTCGAGAATGATCCCTATTATCCTCTTCCAGAGATGGAATCTGAAGTTGATCGAGAGATTTGGTCTACGTTTAGTCGAGAATATCTGCATAAAGCAAATGAAATTCTCATACAGGATAGCCACTACGAGGAGACTCAGCATCTACCAAGATACTTCATCGAGCAATGTGTAGCAAGAGAGCGAAAGAATCTAGCGCTTGGCTTGGGCCATGGACATCGAGATTTTAAGGGTTAG
- a CDS encoding uncharacterized protein (SECRETED:SignalP(1-18)~EggNog:ENOG41) — protein sequence MATLSKFLFRSLLASVTAQDYRPLTDPCSSEYLNYDLSIKDGKVLQINATWVTEAVVPGVTGSIDYCNVIVTYTHPKYNDTIHTQVLLPSASHWNGRFQGVGGGGWAANSGVGSLMTPLGQNYSAGMTDAGHNPKLPDSSSWWLDSNGRINIGLFTDFASVALGDLADIGKQLSSRYYGYGPFYSYWSGCSTGGRQGWMMAQRYPEAYDGIYAGAPAAQWDRFVVAGYWGVLQMNIRQHYPNQCIFNAFTAAVVEACDGLDGVTDGVISNFAACKFDPKTMVGTRVNCSGTELTIIEADAEIVAATWQGPRTQNGDFVWWGIQPGTPFSGLSNTVCTNVTDCKPVPFSIPPDWISRWCIGDASANLTALTVDEFVHVFDECKAKYEQIIGTNDIDLTPFARAGDYYQRVLDRDPNAKDYFRFFYAPGVEHCGGGAGYAPSSPFQAVVDWTEKGIIPETLAASGPSGNRDLCLYPLVAVYKGGDTRDASSYECQKDFNVK from the exons ATGGCGACTCTATCAAAATTCCTGTTTCGCTCGTTGTTGGCTTCTGTCACAGCGCAGGATTACAGGCCTCTTACCGACCCTTGCAGTTCTGAATACCTCAACTATGACCTGAGCATAAAGGATGGAAAAGTCCTGCAGATCAACGCCACATGGGTTACGGAAGCTGTCGTGCCTGGCGTTACGGGCTCTATTGACTACTGTAATGTCATCGTCACCTACACGCACCCCAAATACAATGACACGATTCACACTCAAGTGTTGCTGCCCTCCGCGAGCCACTGGAATGGTAGATTCCAGGGAGTTGGTGGCGGTGGATGGGCGGCGAATAGCGGTGTTGGCTCGCTCATGACGCCGCTGGGCCAAAACTACTCTGCTGGGATGACAGATGCAGGCCACAACCCCAAACTTCCCGACTCCAGCTCCTGGTGGCTGGATTCTAATGGTCGAATCAACATTGGCCTTTTTACCGACTTCGCCTCCGTTGCGTTAGGCGACCTCGCCGACATTGGCAAACAGCTCTCCAGTAGATATTACGGCTATGGACCTTTCTACTCCTACTGGAGTGGCTGTTCTACTGGCGGCCGTCAGGGCTGGATGATGGCCCAGCGGTATCCGGAAGCTTACGATGGCATATATGCTGGGGCGCCCGCAGCACAATGGGACCGGTTTGTAGTTGCCGGATACTGGGGTGTTCTCCAGATGAATATTCGCCAGCATTACCCAAATCAGTGCATATTTAACGCCTTCACCGCCGCTGTGGTAGAAGCCTGTGACGGTCTTGATGGTGTTACCGACGGTGTCATCAGCAACTTTGCTGCGTGCAAGTTCGACCCCAAGACCATGGTCGGCACTCGGGTGAACTGTAGCGGCACAGAGCTGACAATAATCGAGGCAGACGCTGAGATAGTTGCGGCGACATGGCAAGGGCCTCGAACACAGAATGGAGACTTCGTCTGGTGGGGTATCCAGCCAGGGACGCCTTTCTCAGGCTTAAGCAACACCGTTTGCACAAACGTTACAGACTGCAAACCTGTTCCATTCTCTATCCCGCCGGATTGGATCAGCCGGTGGTGTATCGGTGACGCGAGCGCCAATCTGACCGCACTCACTGTAGACGAGTTCGTTCACGTCTTTGACGAGTGCAAGGCGAAGTATGAGCAGATCATAGGCACCAATGATATCGATCTGACGCCTTTTGCTCGTGCAGGCG ACTATTACCAGCGCGTCCTCGACCGCGACCCCAATGCAAAGGATTACTTTCGATTCTTCTACGCCCCGGGTGTCGAACATTGTGGCGGTGGCGCCGGCTACGCTCCGTCGAGTCCCTTCCAGGCGGTTGTCGACTGGACCGAAAAAGGTATTATTCCAGAGACTCTTGCAGCCTCTGGTCCTTCGGGGAATCGAGATTTATGCCTGTATCCCCTTGTCGCTGTCTATAAGGGTGGAGATACAAGAGACGCGAGTTCATATGAATGCCAGAAAGATTTCAATGtcaaataa